The proteins below come from a single Halomonas binhaiensis genomic window:
- the miaA gene encoding tRNA (adenosine(37)-N6)-dimethylallyltransferase MiaA, which produces MASLDVSDTRPFAVLLMGPTAAGKTDLAIALHERLGADIISVDSAMVYRGMDIGSAKPSAEELSRAPHRLIDIRDPAHAYSAADFRTDALREMSDITAKGRIPLLVGGTMMYFKCLIDGVAKMPAADPQVRQLLEREVEQHGLEALHRRLAEVDPESAARIHPNDPQRLMRALEVFEISGRSMTELWREQQRETFPYRTLSIGLAPAQRSVLHERIARRFEAMLEGGFLDEVAALKARGNLSPDLPSMKSVGYRQAWSYLDGEYDLSELRKRGVIATRQLAKRQLTWMRSWSDLHWIDSLADSPEQRLYDAVARSIAKGTTKTS; this is translated from the coding sequence ATGGCATCGCTTGACGTGTCAGATACGCGACCTTTTGCCGTGCTGCTGATGGGACCTACGGCTGCGGGCAAGACAGACCTGGCCATCGCCCTGCATGAGCGCCTGGGAGCCGACATCATCAGCGTCGACTCCGCCATGGTCTATCGTGGGATGGATATAGGCAGTGCAAAGCCTTCTGCAGAAGAGTTGTCTCGTGCCCCTCATCGCCTGATCGATATCCGCGATCCGGCTCATGCCTACTCGGCAGCGGACTTCCGTACCGATGCCCTGCGTGAAATGTCGGACATCACTGCCAAGGGACGGATTCCACTGCTGGTCGGCGGCACTATGATGTACTTCAAGTGTCTTATTGATGGGGTAGCCAAGATGCCAGCAGCAGACCCTCAGGTGCGGCAGTTGCTTGAACGAGAAGTCGAGCAGCATGGGCTTGAGGCGCTGCATAGGCGATTGGCTGAGGTCGATCCAGAGTCGGCAGCCCGCATTCACCCCAATGACCCTCAGCGCTTGATGCGCGCTCTGGAGGTGTTCGAGATCAGTGGGCGCTCCATGACGGAGCTATGGCGTGAACAGCAGCGTGAAACCTTTCCCTATCGGACGCTGTCCATAGGGCTCGCCCCGGCACAGCGTTCCGTGCTACATGAAAGAATAGCAAGGCGCTTTGAGGCGATGCTGGAAGGTGGCTTCCTTGATGAGGTTGCTGCTTTGAAGGCAAGGGGAAATCTCTCGCCTGACCTGCCGTCGATGAAAAGCGTCGGCTACCGTCAGGCCTGGAGTTATCTGGATGGCGAGTATGATCTGAGTGAACTGCGCAAGCGTGGAGTGATTGCCACTCGTCAACTGGCCAAGCGTCAATTGACCTGGATGCGTAGTTGGTCAGATCTACACTGGATCGACTCGCTGGCTGACAGTCCCGAACAGCGGTTATATGACGCTGTTGCCAGGAGCATTGCCAAGGGGACTACCAAGACCTCGTGA
- the hflK gene encoding FtsH protease activity modulator HflK → MAWNEPGGGNGNQHDPWSGGGRRGSGGGGNKGGGDNQGGPPDLDEALKKFQDKLNSMLGGRGNRGGKGGRGGRGGRSRNPFTLPGLLIIIALAIWAASGFYLVDQSERGVVLRFGKFQEVVSPGLQWNPPLIDDVRMVNVTRVRSVSQTQSMLTQDENIVSVEISAQYQVADPRGYVLNVRDPELSLANALDSALRHVVGGTDMIDILTSGREILGSAVSNRLQSYMDSYGTGISLVTLNVESTSPPDAVQDAFDDVIRAREDRQRTINEAMAYANAIIPAAQGQAQRVVEQGQGYRESVVAEARGQASRFSALLAQYRDAPQIMRERLYLDAISEVLGQTNKVLVDVDQNSPLMVLPMDKLSRSSGSSAAASDADHQLDPKVLERIRAESRAAGESSTSSSSVGSSGGSTGIQREGR, encoded by the coding sequence ATGGCCTGGAATGAGCCTGGTGGCGGCAACGGCAACCAGCATGACCCCTGGAGTGGCGGGGGGCGCCGTGGCAGTGGTGGCGGCGGCAACAAGGGCGGAGGTGATAATCAAGGGGGACCTCCTGACCTCGATGAGGCGCTGAAGAAGTTTCAGGACAAGCTCAACAGCATGTTGGGTGGCCGTGGCAATCGCGGAGGCAAGGGTGGTCGTGGCGGCCGAGGGGGCCGTTCGCGTAACCCCTTCACCTTGCCGGGCTTGCTGATCATCATTGCGCTGGCAATATGGGCGGCCAGTGGCTTCTATCTGGTCGACCAGTCTGAACGTGGCGTGGTTCTGCGCTTTGGCAAGTTCCAGGAAGTGGTCTCGCCGGGTCTGCAGTGGAATCCGCCGTTGATTGATGATGTACGCATGGTCAATGTGACCCGTGTGCGCTCTGTCAGCCAGACACAGTCAATGCTGACCCAGGATGAGAACATCGTCTCGGTGGAAATCTCGGCCCAGTATCAGGTTGCTGATCCGCGTGGCTATGTCCTCAATGTCCGTGACCCGGAGCTGTCTCTGGCAAATGCTCTCGACTCGGCTCTGCGCCATGTCGTCGGCGGCACCGACATGATCGATATCCTGACCTCCGGTCGTGAGATTCTTGGCTCTGCCGTGTCCAACCGTTTGCAGTCCTACATGGACAGCTATGGTACAGGCATCAGCTTGGTGACCTTGAACGTCGAGTCGACCTCGCCGCCTGATGCGGTGCAGGATGCCTTCGACGACGTCATCCGTGCGCGTGAGGATCGTCAGCGCACCATCAACGAAGCCATGGCATACGCCAATGCCATCATTCCGGCTGCCCAGGGGCAGGCTCAACGCGTTGTCGAGCAGGGCCAGGGGTATCGTGAGTCTGTGGTCGCCGAGGCGCGTGGTCAGGCCAGCCGTTTCTCTGCCTTGCTGGCGCAATATCGTGATGCTCCGCAGATCATGCGTGAACGTCTCTACCTTGACGCGATCAGTGAAGTACTTGGCCAGACCAACAAGGTGCTGGTGGATGTAGACCAGAACAGCCCGTTGATGGTTCTGCCCATGGACAAGCTGAGCCGTTCCAGTGGCTCCAGTGCGGCAGCGTCGGACGCTGACCATCAGCTGGATCCCAAGGTGCTCGAGCGCATTCGAGCCGAGTCACGGGCAGCCGGCGAAAGCAGCACATCCAGCAGCAGTGTTGGCAGCTCTGGCGGTAGTACTGGTATCCAGCGGGAGGGTCGCTAA
- the hflX gene encoding ribosome rescue GTPase HflX → MFFERPDAGETAILVHIDFQDEQEREDPSEFLELVRSAGAEPATLITGSRQRPDPRSFVGSGKLDELRDALSVHEAELVIFNHALSPSQERNVEQALKCRVLDRTGLILDIFAQRARTHEGKLQVELAQLEYMSTRLVRGWTHLERQKGGIGLRGPGETQLETDRRLLRARIKSIHRRLDKVRSQRTQNRRARSRAEIHSVSLVGYTNAGKSTLFNSLTSAEVYAADQLFATLDPTLRRLDVEDVGSVVLADTVGFIRHLPHKLVEAFRATLQEAAEATLLVHVIDAADPDRDLNVAQVNAVLEEIGASKVPTLKVMNKIDVFDSAPRIERDEHGVPQVVWLSAREGRGLDLLKQALSERLSDDIIDFSLTLSPAQGRMRAALHELGAVRGEGFDDAGHTQLRVRLPRRDFNQLMARLGESADDYLPEALRERETWEA, encoded by the coding sequence TTGTTTTTTGAACGTCCCGACGCCGGTGAAACGGCGATACTCGTCCATATCGATTTTCAGGACGAGCAGGAGCGCGAAGATCCCAGCGAGTTTCTCGAACTGGTGAGGTCGGCGGGCGCTGAGCCCGCCACTCTGATCACTGGTAGCCGTCAGCGGCCCGATCCCAGGAGCTTCGTAGGCTCGGGAAAGCTGGATGAGCTACGTGATGCTCTCTCGGTGCACGAAGCCGAGCTGGTGATCTTCAACCATGCGCTCAGTCCCTCTCAGGAACGTAACGTCGAGCAGGCGCTCAAGTGCCGTGTGCTTGACCGTACGGGCCTGATTCTTGACATCTTTGCCCAGCGTGCACGTACCCATGAAGGTAAGTTGCAGGTGGAACTGGCTCAGCTCGAATACATGTCTACCCGACTGGTTCGTGGCTGGACCCACCTTGAACGCCAGAAAGGGGGGATTGGTCTGCGTGGCCCGGGTGAAACCCAGCTTGAGACTGACCGTCGCCTGCTGCGGGCGCGGATCAAGTCGATTCACAGGCGTCTCGACAAGGTGCGCAGTCAGCGCACCCAGAATCGCCGTGCACGCTCCCGGGCAGAGATCCACAGTGTGTCGCTTGTGGGCTATACCAACGCCGGTAAATCGACGCTTTTCAATTCATTGACCTCTGCTGAGGTCTATGCGGCAGACCAGCTCTTCGCTACTCTCGATCCTACGCTGCGGCGTCTAGATGTCGAGGATGTGGGCTCCGTGGTGCTGGCGGATACCGTAGGTTTCATTCGCCATCTACCGCATAAACTGGTGGAAGCGTTTCGCGCAACCTTGCAGGAAGCTGCGGAAGCGACGTTACTGGTGCATGTGATAGATGCCGCTGACCCTGACCGTGATCTCAACGTGGCTCAGGTCAACGCGGTGCTGGAGGAAATAGGTGCCTCGAAGGTACCGACCCTCAAGGTGATGAACAAGATCGACGTGTTCGATAGTGCTCCACGCATCGAGCGGGATGAGCACGGAGTCCCTCAGGTCGTATGGTTGTCGGCACGAGAAGGCCGTGGTCTCGACCTGCTGAAGCAGGCATTATCCGAGCGTCTGTCGGATGACATCATCGACTTCTCTCTGACATTGTCGCCGGCGCAGGGGAGAATGCGTGCTGCACTTCACGAGTTGGGGGCAGTACGTGGGGAAGGTTTCGATGACGCAGGACATACTCAGCTGAGGGTCCGCCTGCCACGGCGCGATTTCAATCAGCTGATGGCGCGGCTGGGAGAGAGCGCCGACGATTATCTTCCTGAGGCGCTCAGGGAACGCGAAACCTGGGAAGCTTGA
- a CDS encoding ATP phosphoribosyltransferase regulatory subunit translates to MTIADRWLLPDGMDEVLPPQASRMEELRRALLDLYHLWGYDQVMPPPVEFLDSLLTGTGTDLDLQTFKLTDQLSGRMMGVSADVTPQVARMDAHSLKREGPVRLCYCTNVLRAKADQHQGGRSPVQVGVELFGHASLAADLEILLLALESLDVAGAHEIHLALGHVGIYRNLVQAADLNQDAQEAFSAALALKSPGQLEEQVTRHVSDPALADMFRALEELHGGPEVLERAREVFAEAPQAVNDALDKLCDLYRGVSAEHPEVAYYFDLSELRGYQYHTGMMFAAYVPGYGQALAKGGRYDDTGRAFGRARPATGFSMDLKVLASLAPKEPAKDAVWAPAEDAEGLSEAIQALRAQGRRVVRALPGQRTGAEQHGCCERLVSTKQGWTLAPLDEAESA, encoded by the coding sequence ATGACCATCGCTGACCGCTGGCTCTTGCCCGACGGCATGGACGAGGTACTGCCGCCTCAAGCCAGTCGCATGGAGGAGTTGCGCCGGGCGCTGCTCGACCTTTATCACCTATGGGGCTATGACCAGGTCATGCCGCCTCCGGTAGAGTTTCTCGACTCTTTACTTACCGGTACAGGCACCGATCTTGATCTGCAGACCTTCAAGCTCACCGATCAGCTCAGTGGTCGCATGATGGGGGTCAGTGCCGACGTCACTCCCCAGGTAGCACGCATGGATGCCCATTCGCTCAAGCGCGAGGGGCCGGTACGTCTGTGCTACTGCACCAATGTGTTGCGTGCCAAGGCCGACCAGCATCAGGGCGGTCGCAGCCCGGTGCAGGTTGGCGTTGAGCTGTTCGGGCATGCCAGTCTTGCTGCGGATCTCGAGATACTGCTCCTGGCCCTGGAAAGTCTGGATGTGGCCGGTGCCCACGAAATCCACCTGGCTCTGGGGCATGTGGGCATCTATCGTAATCTTGTACAGGCTGCGGACCTGAATCAGGACGCCCAGGAGGCTTTCTCCGCTGCCTTGGCGCTGAAATCGCCAGGCCAGCTGGAAGAGCAGGTCACGCGTCATGTCAGTGATCCTGCACTGGCTGACATGTTCCGGGCACTGGAAGAACTGCACGGTGGGCCTGAAGTGCTCGAACGCGCTCGCGAGGTATTCGCCGAAGCGCCCCAGGCGGTCAACGATGCACTCGACAAGCTATGTGATCTGTACCGTGGTGTGAGTGCCGAGCATCCAGAGGTTGCCTATTATTTCGATCTGTCGGAGCTGCGTGGCTATCAGTACCACACCGGCATGATGTTTGCCGCCTATGTTCCGGGCTATGGCCAGGCACTGGCGAAGGGCGGACGCTACGATGACACCGGTCGGGCTTTCGGTCGTGCCCGTCCGGCGACAGGGTTCTCCATGGATCTCAAGGTGCTGGCATCACTGGCACCGAAGGAACCCGCCAAGGATGCTGTCTGGGCGCCAGCCGAGGACGCCGAGGGCTTGAGCGAGGCCATTCAGGCCTTGCGTGCGCAGGGGCGCAGGGTGGTTCGCGCTCTGCCTGGCCAGCGCACCGGAGCAGAGCAGCATGGCTGCTGTGAGCGCCTGGTCAGTACGAAGCAAGGCTGGACATTGGCGCCTCTCGATGAGGCGGAATCTGCTTGA
- the mutL gene encoding DNA mismatch repair endonuclease MutL, whose translation MTESSVQQDTSVRRRIQVLDPRLANQIAAGEVVERPASVVKELVENAIDAGGSRIDIEVEVGGARLIRVRDDGCGIAEDDLPLSLSRHATSKIASLEELEGVASLGFRGEALASVSSVSRLELVSNVEDDPRGGWRVVAEGRNMEPRVTPAPHPRGTSVTVRDLFFNTPARRKFLRTEKTEFGHVEETFRRQALSRFDIGWTLRHNSKTLHQLPVAESVEERERRLRSLLGKDFLGNALNLDIAAGGLRLWGWVGLPTHSRAQADQQYFFVNGRVVRDRLVAHAIRQAYRDVLFHGRHPVFVLYLEVDPTVVDVNVHPTKHEVRFRDGRMVHDFLFSSLHRALGEARAGGERDAGQLASDQDGLEVDPTTGEIKTPSTLARESGEASAQPAWQQQPMALHPRREDATASVTPDRVRAFMDGYRQLHPEHEESLLTPQPGAPQVGGRAAEVALAERAGEYTARTLPAAQGSGPRENRIQNDGGLPAPSDPMAEEDPTQAPPLGFAVAQLHGIYILAQNAQGLVLVDMHAAHERIVYEHMKNQVHGGALEAQPLLVPVSLAASPAEIETAESEREAFSRLGVELDAAGPETLLVRQLPALLSDADVEPLIRDMLSDLERYGRSDRIEAHINELLATMACHGSVRANRQLTIAEMNALLRDMERTERSGQCNHGRPTWTQMSLRELDRLFLRGQ comes from the coding sequence ATGACTGAGAGTTCTGTCCAGCAAGATACGTCGGTGCGTCGCCGTATCCAGGTTCTTGATCCTCGGCTGGCCAACCAGATTGCCGCAGGGGAAGTGGTGGAGCGGCCGGCGTCGGTAGTCAAGGAGCTGGTGGAAAATGCCATTGATGCTGGTGGCTCGCGCATTGACATCGAGGTGGAAGTCGGTGGTGCCAGGCTGATCCGTGTACGGGATGATGGCTGTGGCATTGCGGAAGATGACCTGCCACTGTCGTTGTCGCGCCATGCCACCAGCAAGATTGCGTCTCTCGAAGAGCTGGAAGGCGTTGCCAGCCTGGGCTTCCGCGGTGAGGCCCTGGCATCGGTCAGCTCGGTGTCGCGTCTTGAGCTGGTGTCCAACGTCGAGGACGACCCTCGGGGTGGCTGGCGGGTCGTGGCGGAAGGTCGCAACATGGAACCTCGCGTGACGCCTGCGCCTCATCCGCGAGGAACCTCGGTCACTGTGCGTGACCTGTTCTTCAATACGCCGGCCCGGCGCAAGTTCCTGCGTACCGAGAAAACCGAATTCGGTCATGTAGAAGAAACCTTTCGCCGTCAGGCGTTGTCGCGTTTCGACATCGGCTGGACCTTGCGCCACAACAGCAAGACACTACACCAATTGCCTGTGGCTGAGAGTGTCGAGGAGCGTGAGCGGCGTCTCAGGTCGTTGCTTGGCAAGGACTTCCTGGGAAATGCCCTGAACTTGGATATCGCCGCAGGCGGTCTGCGTCTATGGGGTTGGGTCGGGCTTCCGACGCATTCCCGCGCGCAAGCCGATCAACAGTATTTCTTCGTCAATGGTCGCGTGGTGCGCGACCGACTGGTGGCCCACGCCATTCGGCAGGCCTACCGGGATGTGCTGTTCCATGGCCGCCATCCCGTGTTCGTGCTGTATCTCGAGGTCGATCCGACGGTGGTGGATGTCAATGTCCACCCGACCAAGCATGAAGTGCGCTTTCGCGATGGCCGTATGGTTCACGATTTCCTGTTCTCCAGTCTGCATCGGGCTCTCGGTGAAGCCCGGGCCGGGGGAGAGCGTGATGCCGGGCAACTGGCTTCCGACCAGGATGGGCTTGAAGTCGACCCGACCACTGGTGAAATCAAGACACCTTCGACGCTCGCCAGGGAAAGTGGGGAGGCATCCGCCCAACCCGCCTGGCAGCAGCAGCCCATGGCGCTTCATCCTCGTCGTGAGGATGCAACGGCAAGCGTGACACCTGACCGGGTGCGGGCCTTCATGGATGGCTACCGTCAGTTGCATCCCGAGCATGAGGAAAGCCTGCTCACCCCTCAGCCTGGAGCGCCTCAGGTAGGAGGGCGTGCTGCAGAGGTGGCCCTGGCGGAACGTGCCGGCGAGTACACGGCAAGAACGCTGCCAGCAGCCCAGGGTAGCGGCCCTCGGGAGAACCGCATCCAGAATGACGGGGGGCTTCCTGCGCCATCTGATCCAATGGCTGAGGAAGATCCCACCCAGGCTCCGCCACTGGGTTTTGCCGTTGCCCAGCTCCACGGCATCTATATTCTGGCCCAGAACGCCCAGGGCCTGGTGCTGGTGGACATGCATGCCGCTCATGAGCGTATTGTCTATGAGCACATGAAAAACCAGGTACATGGTGGAGCCCTGGAGGCGCAGCCATTGCTGGTCCCTGTGTCCCTGGCTGCCAGCCCGGCAGAAATTGAAACCGCAGAAAGTGAGCGTGAAGCCTTCTCCCGTCTGGGGGTGGAACTGGATGCTGCAGGCCCGGAAACGCTGCTGGTGCGCCAACTGCCGGCCCTGTTGTCGGATGCGGATGTAGAGCCGCTGATCCGTGACATGCTTTCGGACCTGGAGCGCTATGGCCGCTCGGACCGTATCGAGGCGCATATCAATGAACTGCTTGCGACCATGGCGTGTCATGGCAGCGTGCGGGCTAACCGTCAACTGACGATTGCCGAAATGAATGCGCTGCTGCGCGATATGGAGCGTACTGAACGCAGTGGCCAGTGTAATCATGGCCGCCCGACCTGGACCCAGATGAGCCTGCGCGAACTGGATCGTCTGTTCCTGCGAGGGCAATGA
- the hfq gene encoding RNA chaperone Hfq encodes MSKGQSLQDPYLNILRKERIPVSIFLVNGIKLQGQIESFDQFVILLRNTVSQMVYKHAISTVVPSRNVRLPAQDPAAQPDS; translated from the coding sequence ATGTCCAAAGGGCAGTCCCTCCAAGACCCGTACTTGAACATTCTGCGCAAGGAGCGCATTCCGGTGTCGATTTTCCTGGTCAATGGCATCAAGTTGCAGGGCCAGATCGAATCTTTCGACCAATTTGTCATCCTGCTGCGTAATACCGTCAGTCAGATGGTCTACAAGCACGCCATCTCCACCGTGGTGCCGTCTCGCAATGTGCGACTGCCGGCCCAGGATCCTGCGGCGCAGCCGGATAGCTGA
- the hflC gene encoding protease modulator HflC: MINNKSLIIVGGLAALAWLASNTLYVVDETQRAVKLRFGEVIEENIQPGLHAKVPITQTIRKFDTRVLTLDTETSRYLTREQKAVIVDSYVKWQVINPTRYYEATAGDELMAVRLIQPRVDESLRNEFGQLSLQQIIAEKRDELMSGPTADLNALMREELGVAILDIRVKRIDLPEDVSSAVYDRMRSEREREAREWRAQGKEEAERIQANADRRRQVLLAQANERSETLRGEGDAEAAAIFAQAYGEDQEFFSFWRSLNAYRDTFGASGGNMMVLDPSSDFFRYLKSPDAN; encoded by the coding sequence ATGATCAATAACAAGTCTCTGATCATTGTCGGTGGCCTGGCGGCTCTGGCCTGGCTCGCCAGCAACACTCTGTACGTGGTCGACGAGACCCAGCGTGCGGTGAAGCTGCGCTTTGGTGAAGTCATCGAGGAAAACATCCAGCCGGGCCTGCATGCCAAGGTGCCGATCACCCAGACTATCCGCAAGTTCGACACTCGTGTGCTGACACTGGATACCGAAACCAGCCGTTATCTGACCAGAGAGCAGAAAGCGGTGATCGTGGACTCTTACGTCAAGTGGCAGGTGATCAACCCGACACGCTACTACGAGGCGACGGCGGGCGACGAATTGATGGCGGTACGCCTGATTCAGCCGCGGGTCGATGAGAGTCTGCGTAATGAGTTCGGTCAGCTCAGCTTGCAGCAGATCATCGCGGAAAAACGCGATGAACTGATGTCCGGCCCTACCGCAGATCTCAATGCATTGATGCGTGAGGAGCTTGGTGTGGCAATCCTTGATATCCGCGTCAAACGCATCGATCTGCCAGAGGATGTATCCTCGGCGGTATATGACCGCATGCGCTCTGAACGTGAACGTGAAGCTCGTGAGTGGCGCGCTCAAGGCAAGGAAGAGGCCGAGCGCATCCAGGCCAACGCGGATCGCCGTCGTCAGGTACTGCTGGCTCAGGCCAACGAACGGTCAGAGACCTTGCGCGGTGAAGGCGATGCTGAGGCTGCGGCAATCTTTGCACAAGCCTATGGGGAGGACCAAGAGTTCTTCTCGTTCTGGCGCAGCCTCAATGCGTATCGTGACACCTTCGGCGCCTCCGGTGGCAACATGATGGTGCTCGATCCGTCCAGTGATTTCTTCCGTTATCTGAAGAGTCCAGACGCCAATTGA
- the tsaE gene encoding tRNA (adenosine(37)-N6)-threonylcarbamoyltransferase complex ATPase subunit type 1 TsaE — translation MLLRLDDEQRQVALGECLGRALEGRGRVHLSGDLGAGKTTLSRGILRAYGYQGAVKSPTYTLIEPYELGPWRHLDKVRVHHFDLYRLGDPEELEFIGGRDLLADDVLCLIEWAERGEGWLPQPDVEIALAHANSGREARIVGHGARGAAVLERLNKELSTAGFAVDTQGTDDPSTDDQRTDGQGRAEGTSQGGAA, via the coding sequence ATGTTGCTGCGACTCGACGATGAACAGCGCCAGGTAGCACTGGGAGAATGCCTGGGGCGTGCCCTCGAGGGACGCGGACGTGTCCATCTTTCTGGTGACCTGGGGGCAGGCAAGACCACGTTGTCACGTGGGATATTGCGTGCCTACGGCTACCAGGGAGCGGTGAAGAGCCCTACCTATACCTTGATCGAGCCATATGAGCTGGGGCCATGGCGACACCTGGACAAGGTGCGGGTACATCATTTCGACCTCTATCGTCTGGGGGACCCCGAGGAACTGGAGTTCATCGGCGGCCGTGACCTGCTTGCCGATGATGTCCTGTGCCTGATCGAATGGGCTGAACGTGGTGAAGGCTGGTTGCCGCAGCCGGATGTGGAGATCGCTCTGGCGCATGCCAATAGTGGGCGTGAAGCACGCATCGTTGGCCATGGAGCCAGGGGCGCTGCCGTGCTGGAGCGCCTGAACAAGGAACTGAGTACTGCGGGGTTTGCCGTGGATACGCAAGGTACTGATGACCCAAGTACTGATGACCAACGTACTGATGGCCAAGGCCGGGCAGAGGGAACTTCGCAGGGAGGCGCGGCATGA
- a CDS encoding N-acetylmuramoyl-L-alanine amidase — protein sequence MRLVMNRWLGWNRWMGMLALASLGSLHTASAEAGDVDNIRLWAAPDHSRLVFDLSSPVDAEVFQLDNPSRLVIDLTDAQLKDDPSSLNLSGSAINSVRTGVRDGTGLRVVLELNRPIEPRHFSLAPNDQYGDRLVVDLEYPGESAVDDPIDPIEKMIREQEIAAQRAKTEAVAEGRAPEEAAAATPVDPAKPHPKRDIIIAVDAGHGGEDPGATGPSGTREKDVVLQMADRLAKMINQTPGFKAVMIRDGDYYVGLRQRTLIAREQKADFFVSIHADAFSSPRPYGSSVFALSQSGATSETAKWLAATENRSDLIGGVDGNLSLDDKDQVLRGVLLDLTMTATLNDSLAIGGDMLERIGQVNHLHKSRVEQAGFVVLKSPDIPSLLVETGFISNPEEERNLRNGAYQERMMSAVLGGIRTHFERNPPPASLLAWQRDHGRSTASGEYRIQAGDTLSGIAQRHGVSLSQLRQANELASDSIRVGQVLRIPSS from the coding sequence ATGAGGCTGGTGATGAATCGTTGGCTGGGGTGGAATCGTTGGATGGGCATGTTGGCGCTGGCTTCTCTGGGAAGCCTGCACACTGCCAGTGCGGAAGCGGGGGATGTGGACAATATTCGGCTGTGGGCTGCGCCTGACCACTCGCGCCTGGTATTTGACCTGTCATCACCCGTCGATGCAGAGGTCTTCCAGCTCGACAACCCTAGCCGACTGGTCATCGACCTGACCGATGCCCAGCTCAAGGATGACCCCAGCAGTCTCAACCTCAGTGGCAGTGCGATCAACAGTGTGCGAACGGGAGTGCGTGACGGCACTGGTCTGCGTGTAGTGCTGGAACTCAACCGCCCCATCGAGCCACGCCACTTCTCCCTGGCGCCCAACGATCAGTATGGTGATCGCCTGGTGGTGGACCTGGAATATCCAGGTGAGAGTGCGGTAGATGACCCCATCGATCCGATCGAGAAGATGATCCGTGAGCAGGAAATTGCTGCCCAGCGTGCCAAGACGGAAGCGGTGGCTGAGGGGCGTGCCCCGGAGGAAGCCGCGGCTGCGACCCCGGTGGACCCTGCCAAACCTCATCCCAAGCGTGACATCATCATTGCTGTTGACGCAGGACATGGCGGCGAAGACCCAGGAGCCACAGGCCCCAGCGGTACTCGCGAGAAGGATGTGGTACTGCAGATGGCCGATCGTCTGGCCAAAATGATCAACCAGACACCAGGCTTCAAGGCCGTGATGATTCGTGATGGCGACTATTATGTTGGCCTGCGTCAGCGGACCCTGATCGCACGTGAACAGAAGGCTGACTTTTTCGTCTCCATTCATGCTGATGCGTTCAGCAGCCCTCGCCCCTATGGCAGTTCCGTGTTCGCCCTGTCCCAGAGTGGTGCCACTTCCGAGACAGCCAAGTGGCTGGCAGCCACCGAGAACCGTTCGGACTTGATTGGTGGCGTTGACGGTAACCTGTCACTGGATGACAAGGATCAGGTGCTGCGCGGTGTGCTGCTCGACCTGACCATGACGGCAACCCTCAACGACTCCCTGGCGATTGGTGGTGACATGCTGGAGCGGATCGGCCAAGTCAACCATTTGCACAAGAGTCGTGTGGAGCAGGCGGGCTTCGTGGTGTTGAAGTCACCGGACATTCCCTCGTTGCTGGTTGAAACCGGGTTCATCTCGAATCCAGAGGAAGAGCGCAACCTACGTAATGGCGCCTATCAGGAACGCATGATGAGTGCAGTGCTCGGCGGGATTCGTACCCATTTCGAACGTAATCCGCCGCCGGCCAGCCTGTTGGCCTGGCAGCGTGACCATGGACGTTCCACGGCAAGCGGTGAGTATCGTATTCAGGCGGGTGATACCTTGTCGGGCATTGCACAGCGCCATGGGGTGTCATTGTCTCAACTGCGTCAGGCCAATGAGCTTGCCAGCGATTCGATTCGCGTCGGTCAAGTGCTGCGCATTCCCAGCTCTTGA